The following coding sequences are from one Arcobacter nitrofigilis DSM 7299 window:
- a CDS encoding peptidoglycan DD-metalloendopeptidase family protein gives MKYLICILLIVSSLFSLEVKKLSWPKGDTFLTFLQENNIDNKLYFNLEREDKELCSEIRAGATYYETKNDKGELVQALIEVSEEIQLQIYKDGDGYKFSTLPIIFDEVVETVTIPITSSPYQDILNTTSNSELANEFIRAYSGSVNFKYMRKNDTITIKYRQRIRLGQYHGTPDIISAVVKIRNKEYFIFKNEDDGKYYNEAGKSLTSYFFKIPLTYTRISSPFTRKRWHPILKRYRAHLGIDYAAPRGRAIHSAADGRIVFRGRKGGYGNVIEIVHKNGYKTLYAHQSRFKPGLRVGSRVRQGQTIGYVGTTGVSTGPHLHFGLYKNGRAINPAKMVRVTKSILSGNAKKKFLKYTKVLAKELEEERKNPTQKVLDLKEIPNKSLLKV, from the coding sequence TTGAAGTATTTAATATGCATTTTATTAATAGTGAGTTCACTATTTAGTTTAGAAGTAAAAAAACTGTCTTGGCCAAAGGGTGATACCTTTCTAACATTTCTACAAGAAAACAACATAGATAACAAACTTTATTTCAATTTAGAAAGAGAAGACAAAGAATTATGTTCAGAAATTAGAGCCGGTGCTACGTACTATGAAACAAAAAACGATAAAGGTGAGCTTGTACAAGCTTTAATTGAAGTATCAGAAGAGATACAATTGCAAATTTATAAAGATGGAGATGGTTATAAGTTTTCTACTCTTCCAATTATTTTTGATGAAGTTGTTGAAACTGTAACTATTCCTATTACTTCATCACCTTATCAAGATATATTAAATACAACATCAAATAGTGAATTAGCAAATGAATTCATTCGAGCATATAGTGGAAGTGTAAACTTTAAATATATGAGGAAAAATGACACTATTACAATAAAATATAGACAAAGAATAAGACTAGGTCAATATCATGGTACACCAGATATTATATCGGCAGTTGTAAAAATAAGAAATAAAGAATATTTTATATTTAAAAATGAAGATGATGGGAAGTATTATAATGAAGCTGGTAAAAGTTTAACCAGCTACTTTTTTAAAATACCACTAACTTATACTCGTATTTCAAGCCCTTTTACAAGAAAAAGATGGCATCCAATATTAAAAAGATATAGAGCTCACTTAGGTATTGATTATGCAGCACCAAGAGGAAGAGCTATTCATTCGGCAGCTGATGGAAGAATTGTTTTTAGAGGAAGAAAAGGTGGATATGGAAATGTTATTGAAATAGTCCATAAAAATGGCTATAAAACTCTTTATGCACACCAAAGTAGATTTAAACCAGGACTTAGAGTAGGAAGTAGAGTTAGACAAGGACAAACAATAGGTTATGTTGGTACAACAGGTGTTAGTACTGGTCCACATTTACATTTTGGTTTATATAAAAATGGAAGAGCAATAAATCCAGCTAAAATGGTAAGAGTAACAAAATCAATATTAAGTGGAAATGCAAAGAAAAAATTCCTTAAATATACAAAAGTATTAGCAAAAGAGCTTGAGGAAGAAAGAAAAAATCCAACACAAAAAGTTTTGGACTTAAAAGAGATACCAAATAAAAGTTTACTGAAAGTATAA
- the mgtE gene encoding magnesium transporter, with protein sequence MKINEKSIEKNPTELLKKLDKLHPSDIAHSLKKIKKSNPDDFIFVLKNLPEDVLGDVILELPEKLREYAYNELTIEKLTDAVDELESDDQTDILQEIEELNVDKAKEIFDGLEVDDQEEINWLKRYEAGEAGAYMQTELFSANLNETISNSIEKLRIAKEEKELENIHQVYIVDDNKILVASILLEDLIIFDYKKTYKEIIEEHGEKRFKPYKVNDDELIKDVAKQFEKYDLSVVAVVGYQNMLIGRITSDDILDVIEDSATEQMYQLAGVHDDFEHDSFIFTAKKRAMWLFINLGTAILASMVIGFFDQTIQAFVALAVLMPIVASMGGNAGTQTLAVMVRRMALGEIDFENSKDAIMKEILVSLLNGILFAFVVGIITYFWFNTVLLGLVIALSMIINLFSAGFFGATIPLFLKKYNIDPAVGSTVLLTTVTDIVGFFSFLMLAKLILL encoded by the coding sequence TTGAAAATAAATGAAAAATCTATAGAAAAAAATCCAACTGAACTTTTAAAAAAATTAGATAAGCTACATCCAAGTGATATAGCTCATTCTTTAAAAAAAATAAAAAAAAGTAATCCAGATGATTTTATCTTTGTATTAAAAAACTTACCCGAAGATGTACTTGGGGATGTAATTTTAGAACTTCCAGAGAAACTAAGAGAATATGCTTATAACGAACTAACTATTGAAAAACTTACAGATGCTGTTGATGAATTAGAATCTGATGACCAAACAGATATTTTACAAGAAATTGAAGAACTAAATGTTGATAAAGCAAAAGAGATTTTTGATGGTCTTGAAGTTGATGATCAAGAAGAGATTAATTGGCTAAAAAGATATGAGGCAGGAGAAGCTGGTGCATATATGCAAACAGAGCTTTTCAGTGCAAACTTAAATGAAACAATTAGTAACTCAATAGAAAAACTTAGAATCGCAAAAGAAGAAAAAGAGCTTGAAAATATTCACCAAGTTTATATAGTAGATGATAATAAAATTTTAGTAGCTTCTATTTTGTTAGAAGATTTAATTATTTTTGATTATAAAAAAACCTATAAAGAAATAATTGAAGAGCATGGAGAGAAAAGATTTAAGCCATATAAAGTAAATGATGATGAACTTATAAAAGATGTTGCAAAACAGTTTGAAAAATACGACCTTAGTGTTGTAGCAGTTGTAGGTTATCAAAATATGTTAATAGGAAGAATTACATCAGATGATATTTTAGATGTAATTGAAGATAGTGCAACAGAGCAAATGTATCAATTAGCTGGAGTTCATGATGATTTTGAACATGATAGTTTTATATTCACAGCTAAAAAAAGAGCAATGTGGCTTTTTATAAATCTAGGTACTGCAATTTTAGCTTCGATGGTTATTGGCTTTTTTGATCAAACTATCCAAGCTTTTGTTGCTTTAGCTGTACTTATGCCAATAGTTGCCTCAATGGGTGGAAATGCTGGAACACAAACATTAGCTGTAATGGTTAGACGAATGGCCTTAGGTGAAATTGATTTTGAAAACTCAAAAGATGCGATTATGAAAGAGATTTTAGTGTCCCTACTCAATGGTATACTTTTTGCCTTTGTTGTTGGTATAATTACTTACTTTTGGTTTAATACAGTTCTCTTAGGTTTAGTAATAGCTCTTTCTATGATAATTAATCTATTTAGTGCTGGTTTTTTTGGAGCGACTATACCACTTTTTTTAAAAAAATATAATATTGATCCAGCAGTTGGAAGTACTGTTTTACTTACAACAGTAACTGATATTGTTGGTTTTTTTAGTTTTTTGATGTTAGCAAAATTAATTTTGCTCTAA
- the folE gene encoding GTP cyclohydrolase I FolE, with amino-acid sequence MKDEKKFEDAIKSVLEYVGEDVTREGLEKTPSRVRKAFDFMCSGYKQDPKEIINSALFTSSNDEMVVIKDIEFYSMCEHHMLPIIGKAHVAYIPNGKVVGLSKIPRVVDVFARRLQIQEQMTEQICDALHEALNPKGVAVMIDARHMCMEMRGVEKICSTTVTSALRGLFKKEKKTKDEFLSIVAQSLHK; translated from the coding sequence ATGAAAGATGAAAAAAAATTTGAAGATGCAATAAAAAGTGTACTTGAATATGTAGGGGAAGATGTAACTAGAGAAGGCTTAGAAAAAACTCCAAGTCGTGTGAGAAAAGCTTTTGACTTTATGTGTAGTGGATATAAACAAGACCCAAAAGAGATAATTAATTCAGCACTTTTTACAAGTTCAAATGATGAAATGGTTGTTATAAAAGATATAGAATTTTATTCTATGTGTGAACATCATATGTTGCCAATTATTGGAAAAGCACATGTGGCATATATCCCAAATGGAAAAGTAGTAGGACTTTCAAAGATTCCAAGAGTTGTTGATGTATTTGCAAGAAGATTACAAATTCAAGAACAAATGACAGAACAAATCTGTGATGCTTTACATGAAGCCCTAAATCCAAAAGGTGTGGCTGTTATGATAGATGCAAGACATATGTGTATGGAGATGAGAGGAGTAGAAAAGATTTGTTCTACTACTGTTACTTCAGCGCTTAGAGGACTCTTTAAAAAAGAGAAAAAAACAAAAGATGAGTTTCTATCAATAGTAGCTCAATCTTTACATAAATAA
- a CDS encoding type II secretion system F family protein gives MNKYKIHYQENQKIKSKIIISDDLEKEKLPKNIVKIKKIKKLEFKNIKIMNKASEEQIIELFIQLSIMLDSNILLIDAIKILQKSIKNSHLSDILNSMESALQNGRAIYKALEKYEKDLNPIIIPFFKIFEKNGNIKAVIAALSTLLKIRLKNKKDLKNSLRYPIIVMVTFILALSMIFIFVVPKFENIFLQYHMQLPISTILLLTLKNFFLEYSLYLLLFFIFIYFAIKYFISKSEKFSYYKDKIIIKYLPIVGSLNKTYELYNFFVALNILLQSKYEFHLSMGNSLILIKNKYLLARISSINEHLKNGESISYAFNSTELFDELVISLIRSGEASNSLDICVERLQVLYEKKFDKKIKSLTSLIEPIFFILISSLILWIMLAIFTPIWNMSEMLNI, from the coding sequence TTGAATAAGTATAAAATTCATTATCAAGAAAACCAAAAAATCAAATCAAAAATCATAATAAGTGATGATTTAGAAAAAGAAAAATTACCTAAAAATATTGTAAAAATAAAAAAGATAAAAAAGCTTGAGTTTAAAAATATCAAAATAATGAATAAAGCAAGTGAAGAGCAGATAATTGAGCTTTTTATTCAACTTAGCATAATGCTAGATTCTAATATTTTATTAATAGATGCCATAAAAATTCTACAGAAAAGTATCAAAAATAGTCATCTATCAGATATTTTAAACTCCATGGAATCTGCTTTACAAAATGGAAGAGCTATTTATAAAGCTTTAGAAAAATACGAAAAAGATTTGAATCCAATCATAATTCCTTTTTTCAAAATATTTGAAAAAAATGGAAATATAAAAGCCGTGATTGCTGCTTTATCCACACTTTTAAAAATAAGACTTAAAAATAAAAAAGATTTAAAAAACTCTCTAAGATATCCTATTATTGTCATGGTTACTTTTATTTTAGCTCTTAGTATGATTTTTATTTTTGTAGTACCAAAATTTGAAAATATATTTTTGCAGTATCATATGCAACTTCCTATTTCTACTATTTTGTTACTTACTTTAAAGAATTTCTTTTTAGAGTACTCTTTATATCTTTTACTCTTTTTTATTTTCATTTATTTTGCTATAAAATATTTTATTAGTAAATCAGAGAAATTCTCTTATTATAAAGATAAAATTATTATAAAATATCTCCCCATAGTAGGAAGTTTAAATAAAACATATGAACTATATAATTTTTTTGTAGCACTAAATATTTTATTACAATCAAAATATGAATTTCACTTAAGTATGGGAAATTCATTAATTTTAATAAAAAATAAATACCTTTTGGCTAGAATATCGTCTATTAATGAACATCTTAAAAATGGCGAATCAATTTCATATGCATTTAACTCAACAGAGTTATTTGATGAGTTGGTTATTAGTTTAATAAGAAGTGGTGAAGCTAGTAATTCTTTGGATATATGTGTAGAGAGATTACAAGTTTTGTATGAAAAAAAGTTTGATAAAAAGATTAAGTCTTTAACTTCTCTTATCGAACCAATCTTTTTTATACTTATTTCATCACTAATATTATGGATTATGCTTGCAATTTTTACTCCCATATGGAATATGAGTGAGATGTTAAATATCTAA
- a CDS encoding GspE/PulE family protein yields the protein MNILDNYRCDYELIRNYEINYLRDNLFLPIKKDEYFITVIVCEESSNLQLVETNLVIKEIKSSKNEILFCLDDFEKKHQIYINYKNSIQQNQEKAVQEFFDLLLNFSLEKKCSDIHIETLSECLIIRLRIDGILKTFFSFEISFYLVLSSYIKLISNMDITQKRKPQNARFEKQVLNKEKIDFRVSTMPTITGESIVLRILDNGVNKKDLNNIGFDEITLKKVKKSILKSNGLILVTGPTGSGKTTTLYSILNELNDNSKKIITIEDPVEYQIKGIQQVAINNAIGLSFNDVLKNILRQDPDIIMIGEIRDEESLSIAIQASLTGHLVFSTLHTNDSISTLSRLFDLNAKPYLVASTLRAVIAQRLVLKLCIFCEDGCSKCNYTGFDGRLSLFEFLEFDENISSLVANDFDKNKIMHYVKSIGFKSLFDDAKEKIEKNLTTKDEVNKVLF from the coding sequence ATGAATATACTAGATAATTATAGATGTGATTATGAACTTATTAGAAACTATGAAATAAATTATTTAAGAGATAATCTATTTTTACCAATTAAAAAAGATGAATATTTTATTACAGTAATAGTTTGTGAAGAGAGTTCAAATTTGCAGTTAGTTGAGACTAACTTAGTAATAAAAGAGATAAAATCTAGTAAAAATGAGATTTTATTTTGTTTGGATGATTTTGAAAAAAAGCATCAGATTTATATTAATTATAAAAATTCAATACAACAAAACCAAGAAAAAGCTGTACAAGAGTTTTTTGATTTGTTATTGAATTTTTCTCTTGAAAAAAAGTGTAGTGATATTCATATTGAGACTTTAAGTGAGTGTTTAATTATAAGACTTAGAATAGATGGTATTTTAAAAACATTTTTTAGCTTTGAAATTAGTTTTTATTTAGTCCTTAGTTCATACATCAAACTTATATCAAATATGGACATCACGCAAAAAAGAAAACCACAAAATGCTAGATTTGAAAAACAAGTTTTAAATAAAGAAAAAATTGATTTCCGAGTATCAACTATGCCTACTATTACAGGTGAATCAATTGTTTTAAGGATATTAGATAATGGTGTTAATAAAAAAGATTTAAATAATATTGGCTTTGATGAAATAACATTAAAAAAAGTAAAAAAATCAATTTTGAAATCAAATGGTTTGATACTAGTTACAGGTCCAACAGGAAGTGGTAAAACTACTACTTTATACTCTATTTTAAATGAACTAAATGATAATTCAAAAAAGATTATTACTATTGAAGATCCTGTAGAGTATCAAATAAAAGGCATACAACAAGTTGCAATAAATAATGCTATAGGATTAAGTTTTAATGATGTTTTAAAAAACATCCTAAGACAAGACCCTGATATAATAATGATAGGAGAAATAAGAGATGAAGAGTCTTTGAGTATAGCTATTCAGGCTTCTCTTACAGGTCATTTAGTTTTTAGTACTTTACATACAAATGATTCTATTTCAACTCTATCTAGGTTATTTGACTTAAATGCAAAGCCATATTTAGTAGCTTCCACACTAAGAGCTGTGATTGCTCAAAGATTAGTTCTTAAACTTTGTATCTTTTGTGAAGATGGTTGTAGTAAGTGCAATTATACTGGTTTTGATGGAAGATTATCATTATTTGAGTTTTTAGAGTTTGATGAAAATATTTCTTCTCTTGTTGCAAATGATTTTGATAAAAACAAGATTATGCACTATGTTAAAAGTATTGGATTTAAATCACTGTTTGATGATGCAAAAGAGAAGATTGAAAAAAATCTCACAACTAAAGATGAAGTAAATAAAGTATTATTTTGA
- the era gene encoding GTPase Era, translated as MTKCGYVSVVGRPNAGKSSLLNWLVGEKIAMVSHKANATRKRSNIIVMHEDDQVIFVDTPGIHETEKLLNQFMLDEALKAMGDCDLILFLAPVTDQVKYYEEFLLKNKKNTKHILLLTKIDFVSNEEVLAKMKEYEKFSDKYESIIPVSIKKATTHADILDVVVKYLPEHPYLFDPEILTTEHLRDIFKEFIRESIFENISDEIPYETDVLINKVEEKKNVDVIKATIIVQKSTQKGMIIGKGATAIKRIGKDARVKIEKLTGKKCFLELFVSIKKGWTKNREGLKELGYDID; from the coding sequence ATGACAAAATGCGGATATGTATCAGTAGTAGGAAGACCAAATGCAGGAAAAAGTTCACTACTAAATTGGTTAGTTGGTGAAAAGATTGCGATGGTTTCTCATAAAGCAAATGCTACAAGAAAACGATCAAATATAATAGTTATGCATGAAGATGACCAAGTTATATTTGTAGATACTCCAGGAATTCATGAAACGGAAAAACTATTAAATCAATTTATGCTTGATGAAGCACTAAAAGCGATGGGTGATTGTGATTTAATTTTATTTTTAGCACCAGTTACAGATCAAGTTAAATATTATGAAGAATTTTTACTAAAAAATAAAAAAAATACAAAACACATCTTACTTCTTACAAAAATAGATTTTGTCTCAAATGAAGAAGTTTTAGCAAAAATGAAAGAGTATGAAAAATTTTCTGATAAATATGAATCAATCATACCAGTGTCAATAAAAAAGGCAACAACCCATGCAGATATTTTAGATGTAGTTGTAAAATATCTTCCAGAACATCCTTATTTATTTGATCCAGAGATTTTGACAACTGAGCACTTAAGAGATATTTTTAAAGAGTTTATTAGAGAGTCAATTTTCGAAAATATTTCTGATGAAATACCTTATGAAACAGATGTTTTAATAAATAAAGTTGAAGAGAAAAAGAATGTTGATGTAATAAAAGCTACAATAATCGTGCAAAAATCTACTCAAAAAGGTATGATTATTGGCAAAGGTGCAACTGCTATTAAAAGAATAGGAAAAGATGCTAGAGTTAAAATAGAAAAATTAACTGGCAAAAAATGTTTCTTAGAGCTATTTGTTTCTATCAAAAAAGGTTGGACAAAAAATAGAGAAGGTTTAAAAGAGTTAGGGTACGATATAGATTAA
- a CDS encoding YifB family Mg chelatase-like AAA ATPase translates to MKIIKSATLESLDAICVDVEATFTKGLPSFSIVGLASSAIQESKDRVKSALLTNDFKFPPKKITINLSPSDINKNGTHFDLSIALLVALYDTKVKFDDFYVFAELALDGTLKDNSSIFPLILSLAKKIGKLSVLVPKSIEDKIAMIPNIDVYSVKNLNEAIMFFNSKEKDKYKVAQYKMPCDTILVDGKQFYYNKKYELDFKDVKGQKVAKRAALIAASGNHNIIFEGSPGCGKSMIIKRLQYIMPPQTVEQILEKAKLDSLNLIEPNFDGRTVFRSPHHTSTRASIFGGGTINSKIGEIALSNNGILFFDELPHFPKAILESMREPLEDNKILISRVNSKTNYETKFLFACAMNPCPCGNLLSSTKECRCNDLEITRYKAKLSDPFCDRIDLFVTMNEVNYEDKADISSKEMYKMVLNAFRVQIKRGQSDLNGKLKDEDISKYCLLDSTCENILNLATTNYSLSFRSINKVLKVARTIADLEASENIKKEHIFEALSFRKR, encoded by the coding sequence ATGAAGATTATTAAAAGTGCTACTTTAGAGTCATTAGATGCAATTTGTGTGGATGTTGAAGCTACCTTTACTAAAGGGCTTCCCAGTTTTTCCATAGTAGGTCTTGCTAGTTCAGCTATTCAAGAGTCAAAAGATAGGGTAAAATCTGCACTTTTAACAAATGATTTTAAATTTCCTCCAAAAAAAATCACAATCAATCTTTCACCTTCAGATATAAATAAAAATGGTACCCATTTTGATTTATCTATTGCTTTATTAGTAGCTTTATATGATACAAAAGTTAAGTTTGATGATTTCTATGTATTTGCAGAATTAGCTCTTGATGGAACACTAAAAGATAACAGTTCTATTTTTCCTTTAATATTATCTTTGGCAAAAAAGATAGGTAAGCTTTCCGTTTTAGTACCAAAGTCTATTGAAGATAAAATTGCAATGATTCCAAATATAGATGTTTATAGTGTAAAAAACCTAAATGAAGCAATTATGTTTTTTAATTCTAAGGAAAAAGATAAATACAAGGTAGCACAATATAAAATGCCATGTGATACTATACTTGTAGATGGTAAACAGTTTTATTACAATAAAAAGTATGAATTGGATTTTAAAGATGTAAAAGGACAAAAGGTGGCAAAAAGAGCTGCTTTAATTGCAGCAAGTGGTAACCATAATATTATATTTGAAGGAAGTCCTGGCTGTGGTAAATCTATGATTATAAAAAGATTACAATATATCATGCCACCTCAAACAGTTGAGCAAATACTAGAAAAGGCAAAATTAGATTCTTTAAATTTAATCGAGCCAAATTTTGATGGAAGAACAGTTTTTAGGTCTCCACATCACACTTCTACCAGAGCTTCAATATTTGGTGGTGGAACCATAAATTCTAAAATAGGGGAAATCGCTTTATCAAATAATGGGATACTCTTTTTTGATGAGCTTCCCCATTTCCCAAAAGCAATACTTGAATCTATGAGAGAGCCTTTAGAAGATAATAAAATATTAATATCAAGAGTAAATTCAAAGACAAATTATGAAACTAAATTTTTATTTGCTTGTGCCATGAACCCTTGCCCTTGTGGGAATTTACTTAGCTCTACAAAAGAGTGTAGATGCAATGATTTAGAAATAACAAGATATAAGGCAAAACTATCAGATCCTTTTTGTGATAGGATTGATTTATTTGTTACTATGAATGAAGTTAATTATGAAGATAAAGCAGATATAAGTTCTAAAGAAATGTATAAAATGGTTTTAAATGCCTTTAGGGTACAAATAAAAAGAGGGCAGAGTGATTTAAATGGAAAATTAAAAGATGAAGATATTAGTAAGTATTGTCTATTGGATTCTACTTGTGAAAATATATTAAATTTAGCTACAACAAATTATTCATTATCTTTTAGAAGTATAAACAAAGTTTTAAAAGTAGCAAGAACAATTGCAGACTTAGAAGCTAGTGAAAATATAAAAAAAGAGCATATATTTGAAGCACTTAGTTTCAGAAAAAGATAA
- the def gene encoding peptide deformylase, translated as MVREVITYPNKLLREKSKDVVKFDDELHTLLDDMYETMIAQSGVGLAAIQVAVPLNVLIILIPDENDIQAKDSLIEAINPKITHKDGIQVFTEGCLSVPGFNEDVKRAQHIIVEYQDRFGNNQKMETEDFLAVAWQHEMDHLEGHLFIEKLSLMKRKKFEKEYKKSQKSK; from the coding sequence ATGGTAAGAGAAGTAATAACTTATCCAAATAAGCTACTTAGAGAAAAATCAAAAGATGTTGTGAAGTTTGATGATGAACTTCACACTCTTTTAGATGATATGTATGAAACTATGATTGCTCAAAGTGGTGTAGGACTAGCTGCAATTCAAGTTGCAGTTCCACTTAATGTTCTTATTATTCTGATTCCAGATGAAAATGATATCCAAGCAAAAGACTCTTTAATTGAAGCAATAAATCCAAAAATAACTCATAAAGATGGTATACAAGTTTTTACTGAAGGTTGTTTAAGTGTTCCTGGATTTAATGAAGATGTTAAAAGGGCTCAACACATAATTGTAGAGTACCAAGATAGATTTGGAAATAACCAAAAAATGGAAACAGAAGACTTTTTAGCTGTTGCATGGCAACATGAAATGGACCATCTTGAAGGTCATCTTTTTATTGAAAAACTTTCTTTAATGAAAAGAAAGAAATTTGAAAAAGAGTACAAAAAATCCCAAAAGAGTAAGTAA
- the clpP gene encoding ATP-dependent Clp endopeptidase proteolytic subunit ClpP, translating into MSYIPYVVEKSGRGERSYDIYSRLLKDRIIMLSGEINDPVASTIVAQLLFLEAEDPDKDIYLYINSPGGVITSGMSIYDTMNYIKPDVCTICIGQAASMGAFLLSSGVKGKRYSLPNSRVMIHQPSGGAQGQSTDIQIQAKEIQRMKDTLNKMIAEQTGQPIKVIEKDTDRDNFMSAEEACKYGLIDEVITNHK; encoded by the coding sequence ATGAGTTATATTCCATACGTTGTAGAAAAATCTGGTAGAGGTGAAAGAAGTTATGATATTTATTCAAGACTTCTTAAAGATAGAATTATTATGTTAAGTGGAGAGATAAATGATCCTGTTGCTTCTACTATAGTTGCACAGTTACTTTTCTTAGAAGCTGAAGATCCAGATAAAGATATCTATTTATACATAAACTCTCCGGGTGGAGTTATCACAAGTGGAATGTCTATATATGATACTATGAACTATATCAAACCTGATGTTTGTACTATTTGTATTGGACAAGCTGCTTCAATGGGTGCATTTTTATTAAGTTCTGGAGTAAAAGGGAAAAGATATTCTTTACCTAACTCTAGAGTTATGATTCACCAACCATCAGGTGGGGCACAAGGTCAATCTACTGATATCCAAATTCAAGCAAAAGAGATTCAAAGAATGAAAGATACTCTTAACAAAATGATTGCTGAACAAACTGGTCAACCAATAAAAGTAATTGAAAAAGATACAGATAGAGATAATTTTATGAGTGCAGAAGAAGCTTGTAAATATGGGCTAATTGACGAAGTAATTACAAATCACAAGTAA
- the tig gene encoding trigger factor, which produces MEFNAKRVDEANAEITATMSKATIDAKMDKIAKEAAKTMNIQGFRKGKVPVNVVKARYGEKLSEDAANEVLRDLLQEGLAKLEIANDELIGEPGVSKFDKKDNGDIDVEVKVSSKPKFDLGDYKSLIPAVKEKKVAKKDLTERLENLAKGSAPLEKIKRKRMVKEGDFAVIDFEGFVDGVAFEGGKAEKYALEVGSNSFIPGFEEQVLGMKYDEQKDIVVTFPETYQAKNLAGKEATFKVTLHEIQEKVAAELDDEFAKKMLPNEEDATIDTLKAKIEEQMKTELMFSYYREELKPEYLDKLVEKINFALPTSVVEQEVNYALNNKVRTMTEEEIKELQENAEKVEAIRDELKADAETSVKATFIVDALAAAEGVEVNDQEVTQVIYYEAMQNGQNPQDVLKQYQDAGYMPAIKMSMIEDKVLNKLFDEKLGK; this is translated from the coding sequence ATGGAATTTAACGCAAAAAGAGTTGATGAAGCTAATGCAGAAATAACTGCGACTATGAGTAAAGCTACAATCGACGCAAAAATGGACAAAATAGCTAAAGAAGCTGCAAAAACAATGAATATACAAGGGTTTAGAAAAGGTAAAGTTCCTGTAAATGTTGTTAAAGCTAGATATGGTGAAAAATTGTCTGAAGATGCAGCTAATGAAGTGTTAAGAGATTTATTACAAGAAGGATTAGCTAAATTAGAAATTGCGAATGATGAATTAATTGGTGAACCAGGTGTTAGTAAATTTGACAAAAAAGATAATGGTGATATTGATGTTGAAGTTAAAGTATCTTCTAAACCAAAATTTGATTTAGGTGATTACAAATCATTAATCCCAGCTGTTAAAGAGAAAAAAGTTGCTAAAAAAGATCTTACTGAAAGATTAGAAAATCTTGCAAAAGGTTCAGCTCCTTTAGAAAAAATCAAAAGAAAAAGAATGGTAAAAGAGGGTGACTTCGCTGTTATCGATTTTGAAGGTTTTGTTGATGGTGTTGCTTTTGAAGGTGGTAAAGCTGAAAAATACGCATTAGAAGTTGGTTCAAATTCATTTATTCCAGGATTTGAAGAACAAGTTTTAGGAATGAAATATGACGAGCAAAAAGATATCGTTGTAACTTTCCCAGAAACTTATCAAGCTAAAAATTTAGCTGGAAAAGAAGCTACATTTAAAGTAACTTTACATGAAATTCAAGAAAAAGTTGCTGCTGAATTAGATGATGAATTTGCTAAAAAAATGTTACCAAATGAAGAAGATGCTACAATTGATACATTAAAAGCAAAAATTGAAGAGCAAATGAAAACTGAATTAATGTTCTCTTATTATAGAGAAGAATTAAAACCTGAATATTTAGACAAATTAGTAGAAAAAATTAACTTTGCTTTACCAACAAGTGTTGTTGAACAAGAAGTTAATTATGCTTTAAATAACAAAGTAAGAACAATGACAGAAGAAGAGATCAAAGAACTTCAAGAAAATGCTGAAAAAGTAGAAGCTATTAGAGATGAATTAAAAGCAGATGCTGAAACTTCAGTAAAAGCTACATTTATTGTTGATGCTTTAGCTGCTGCTGAAGGTGTTGAAGTAAATGATCAAGAAGTTACTCAAGTAATTTATTATGAAGCAATGCAAAACGGACAAAATCCTCAAGATGTTTTAAAACAATACCAAGATGCAGGTTATATGCCAGCTATTAAAATGTCAATGATTGAAGACAAAGTTTTAAATAAATTATTTGATGAAAAACTAGGTAAATAA